TGCAAAAAGTTCCTTCATTGGGTAGGTGATTCTCGCTATTTCATGCGGCTTTTAATGTCACGCCTCATACGGCGCTCCGGGACATAAACCGAATCCGGCGTCGAACCGATCAATTCTGGCCTATAGCGCTCCCGGATTGCCATCACCTCATCCCGGTATCCCGCCTGGAGGTAGGGCATTTCCAGAGTCAGTACCTGGAAGATGCCCTGCTTGAGCTGGTCGCGAGTGATACTGTCGTAGGGATGACTGGCATGTGCGGTTTTAAGGAACGCCATCCAGTTGGTAATCACCAGCCAGACATTGAGCGACATGGCATCCTTGAGCTCATCCGGCTGGTACTGGAACAGGCCGCCCTCGGTCAGCCCCGAAAAAATCTGTTTGATGGCCGTCAGGCAGCGGGACGTGAAACGGCGGTAGTCATCCCGTAGGCGTTCATCGTTATCCAGCAGAAACTCCAGGTCACGATGGAAGAAACGGTAGCTCCAGAGCCCGTCGAACACCGACTCCAGGTAGAACATCATATCGTCCAGCCCCAGGGGCCGGTCGTCGGGTATTTCCAGGTAATAGCTCACCAGCTTTTCGTACTCCTGGAAAACCTCGTAGATGATGTCCGACTTGTTGCGGAAATGGTAATACAGGTTCCCCGGCGAAATACCCAGGTGGGCTGCGATGTGGTTGGTCGTGACGTTGCGTTCGCCCCGCTCGTTGAACAGTTCCAGGCTGCACAGCAGAATCTTGTCGCGTGTTTTCATGAAGCAGGCTTGTTGTAGGAAATTTGGTTGTCCTCAGGCGCTTCCCGGGCCTGAAAAACCAGCGCCCCAGGCCGGATCTTCGGCAGCCTTCTCAACGGGAACGCTTGGCCCGAGCTGCACGGCCCGCGCCCTTGACTCTCTAGAGTATATACTCTAATAATAGCTGAAATTACAAATCGAACAGTTTTTGATCACTCCTGATCACCCAACAGACACCCCTTCCTGCCCGAACACGACGGACAGGACCCGTGGAACAGCCAGCATCGACAGCAGTGCATGCATACGGGATATCCGGGGCTATAGGCTAGGAGAGTCATCATGTCTGCAAGCGTGGTTCACCTGACAGAGAGCAAGAAGCAAATCCAGCATACGTCGCGCATCTTCGAGGAACAGCGGCGCGCGTTCCGCCGCAACCCGGCGCCCACCTACACCGAGCGCCGGGAGAATCTCAAGCGCCTGAAACGCATGCTGCTCGCGAATCAGGACAAACTGATCGACGCCATCGACAAGGATTTCAGCTGCCGTTCCGCAGACGAGACCAAGATTGCCGAGCTGATGCCCAGCGTCCAGGGCATCAACCATACCCTCAAACACCTGGGGGACTGGATGAAGCCGGATAAACGCGGCGTGTCCATGCTGTTCCAGCCTGCCAGCAACCGAGTGCACTACCAGCCGGTAGGCGTGGTCGGCATCATCGTGCCCTGGAACTATCCACTGCTGCTTGCAATGGGGCCGCTGACCGGTGCCCTGGCCGCCGGCAACCGGGTGATGATCAAGATGACCGAATTCACTCCGCACTTCTCCGCCCTGATCAAGGAACTGATCGAAGACAACTTTCCCCAGGACCTGGTCAGCGTGATAACCGGCGAGGCGGACGTAGCAGCGGACTTCTCCAGCCGGCCTTTCGACCATCTGCTGTTCACCGGTTCCACCGCCGTTGGTCATCATGTCATGAAGGCCGCCGCCGAGAACCTGACCCCGGTCACACTGGAGTTGGGCGGCAAGTCACCGGCCATCATTTCCTCTGACGTCCCCATGCGCGATGCCGCCGAACGCCTGGCCTTCGGCAAGGCCGTCAACGTGGGCCAAACCTGCGTAGCGCCGGACTACGTGTTATGCCCCGTCGACCGCTTGCAAACCTTCGTCGACGAGTTCCGCAGCAAGGTTTCCGAGATGTATCCGACACTGCGCGACAATAACGATTACACGGCCATCATCAACGAACGCCAGTACGATCGCCTGCAACGTATCCTGGAAGATGCACGCGCCAAGGGCGCGAAAATCATCGAGATCAACCCGGCCGCCGAGAACCTTAACGACGGCACCCGCAAGATGCCCCTGCATCTGGTGCTCAACCCCAACGATGACATGCTGGTGATGCAGGAGGAGATCTTCGGCCCGATACTGCCGATAGTGACCTACGGCAACCTGGACGAAGCCATCGATTTCATCAACGACCGGCCACGCCCCCTGGCACTGTATTACTTCGGCTACGATAAGGACGCCCAGGACTACGTGGTCAACAACACCCATTCGGGGGGTATGTGTATCAACGATACGCTGATGCACGTCGCCCAGGATGACCTGCCGTTCGGCGGCATCGGCGCCTCCGGCATGGGCCATTACCACGGCAAGGAAGGCTTTTTGACGTTCTCCCATGCCAAGGGGATCTATGCACGACAGAAGGTCAACAGTGGACGGTTCGTCTATCCTCCCTACAAGACGCCGTTCCACAAAATGGTCTACCGGATGTTTATCCGTTGAATCGATTTTGAGGCGAAGAGGACTTCTCCCCCGGGGCAGGGACGCCCTGGAAAAACCTGCAAGGGCAAGACTACAACTTTGAACCCTCGTGTTTCTGATTTGAATACTCCTGTAGAGACAGGCTACTATCGCGCTGCATCATCGTCAGCGAGGGCAGAAAATGAACTCCGTCGTCTATCCCGGCACTTTCGATCCCGTCACCAACGGTCACCTTGACCTGATGTCGCGGGCATCACGCCTGTTCGACAACGTTATCGTGGCGGTCGCCGCCAGCACCAAGAAGAATCCCCTGCTGACCCTGGATGAGCGCGTCCAGCTGATCGAGGAATCCGCCAGTCACCTGCCCAACATCAAAGTGGTCGGCTTCAGCAAACTGCTGGCCGAGTTCGTGCAGGAACAGGGCGCCAATGCGCTGATCCGCGGCCTACGTGCCGTATCCGACTTCGAGTATGAATTCCAGCTCGCCGACATGAACCGTCGCCTGGCGCCGGGCGTGGAAAGCATCTTCCTGACGCCCGCCAACCACCTGTCCTATATTTCCTCCAGCCTGATCCGGGAAATTGCCTCCCTGGGCGGGGACATCACCGAATTCGTTCCGCCCCCCGTGGCTGCAGCCCTGAAGAAGAAGTTCACGGCTGCCGACAGTTAGAAGTCGTTAGGACCAGGGGCCTGTAACCCCGGAAGGCCCCGCATATAGGGACTTTTGCGGTCAACCAGCCTCTGACGGTCGTCAGGCAAATCCGTTAGAATGGCGGAACCCCGACGGCACGATGCTGTCCTGTTCGTCCAGGGGTCCGAATACCCGTTTTTATCTCCTCCCAGAGGACTAGCTGCATGGCCTTGATGATTACGGACGAGTGCATCAACTGCGACGTCTGTGAGCCGGAATGCCCGAACGAGGCGATCTCGCCGGGTGACGACATCTATATTATCGATCCCAACAAGTGCACAGAGTGCGTGGGTCACTACGACGAGCCCCAGTGCCAACAGGTATGCCCGGTCGACTGCATTCCACTTGACCCGGAACACAAAGAGACCGAAGCTCAGTTAATGGATAAATACCACCGTTTAACTGGGAGCTGATCACATGCTGGCACGGACGCCCGGAATAAGCCTGATTCTTTCGATTCTGATTATTCTGGGTGGCTGTGCCGCGACCCCGTCTACTGATACCGGCGTCCATGCCGTTGCCAGCGCCCATCCCCTCGCGACCCAGGCCGGCCTGAAAGCCCTCCAGGAAGGCGGCAACGCTTTCGACGCAGCCATCGCCACCGCGGCGGTGTTAGCCGTCGTCGAACCCTACAGCGCCGGTATGGGCGGTGGCGGCTTCTGGCTCCTGCAACAGCCGGATCATTCGACTGTCCTGGTCGATGCGCGGGAAAAAGCACCGCTCGCCAGCACGCGAACCATGTATCTCGACGAAAGCGGCGAAGTCCATCCGGATAAGCTCTCTATCAACGGCCCCCTTGCTGCAGGTATTCCCGGCCAGCCCGGCGCCTTCGTGCATATCAACCAGCATTTCGCCGAGCGGCCGCTGCGCGCCAATCTGGAAGACGCCATTCGTCTGGCTCGCGACGGATTCCGGGTCGACGAGCACTATCGCGAGCGGGCCGAGTGGCGCCTGGATGTAATGCGTCGTTATCCAGCCACGAGCCAGACTTTTCTCGACGATGGCAACGTCCCCGCTGTAGGCGCCCTGATCCGCCAGCCAGCGTTGGCAGATACCCTGGAAACACTGGCTGACGAAGGCTGGGACGGTTTCTACGGCGGCGAGGTGGCCCGCAACATTGTGGAAGACGTGCAGGCCGGCGGCGGCATCTGGCAACTGGAGGATCTTGAGGCGTACACCGTGGTAGAGCGAGAGCCGGTGGTCATCGACTACGAGGGCACCACCATCTGGACCACGCCACCACCCTCCTCCGGCGGCATAGCCCTAGCCCAGATGTTCGGCATGATGCGCGAGCGGCCCTATACCGAGATCTATCCCGAGAAGGCGGCAGACGACGTAGTGGCACGCACCCACTACCTTACTGAAGTCATGCGCCGCGCCTACCGTGACCGCGCCATCCACCTGGGCGATCCCGACTTTACCGAAATTCCGGTCGACCACCTGCTCGATCCGGCGTATTTGGCCACACGCATGAGCACCGTGGAACCGGACCAGGCTACGACCAGCCAAAGTCTGGAGGGCGATCTGAGCGGCGGCACCCATACCACGCACCTGTCTGTACTGGACGCCCAGGGCCGGAAGGTCAGTGCGACGCTGAGCATCAACCTGCCCTTTGGCTCTGCCTTCCTGTCGGAACAAACCGGGGTACTGCTGAACAACGAGATGGACGACTTCGCCATCAAACCCGGCGTACCCAACGCCTATGGTCTGGTCGGCGGCGAAGCCAACAGTGTCGAACCGGGCAAGCGGCCGCTATCGAGTATGACGCCCACGATCATGGACTCCGACGACCATATGGCCATCATCGGCACCCCGGGTGGCAGCCGGATCATTACCATGGTGTACTTGGGGCTGCTGGATGTGATGAACGGCAAATCCGCCGGACAAACGGTAGCCGACCCCCGCTTCCATCACCAGTACCTGCCGGATGCGATCCAGCATGAACCGGATACCTTCACCGCCGAGCAACAGGCGGCGCTGGAGGCTATGGGCCATAGCCTGAAAAAC
The window above is part of the Marinobacter nanhaiticus D15-8W genome. Proteins encoded here:
- a CDS encoding TetR/AcrR family transcriptional regulator, whose amino-acid sequence is MKTRDKILLCSLELFNERGERNVTTNHIAAHLGISPGNLYYHFRNKSDIIYEVFQEYEKLVSYYLEIPDDRPLGLDDMMFYLESVFDGLWSYRFFHRDLEFLLDNDERLRDDYRRFTSRCLTAIKQIFSGLTEGGLFQYQPDELKDAMSLNVWLVITNWMAFLKTAHASHPYDSITRDQLKQGIFQVLTLEMPYLQAGYRDEVMAIRERYRPELIGSTPDSVYVPERRMRRDIKSRMK
- a CDS encoding coniferyl aldehyde dehydrogenase translates to MSASVVHLTESKKQIQHTSRIFEEQRRAFRRNPAPTYTERRENLKRLKRMLLANQDKLIDAIDKDFSCRSADETKIAELMPSVQGINHTLKHLGDWMKPDKRGVSMLFQPASNRVHYQPVGVVGIIVPWNYPLLLAMGPLTGALAAGNRVMIKMTEFTPHFSALIKELIEDNFPQDLVSVITGEADVAADFSSRPFDHLLFTGSTAVGHHVMKAAAENLTPVTLELGGKSPAIISSDVPMRDAAERLAFGKAVNVGQTCVAPDYVLCPVDRLQTFVDEFRSKVSEMYPTLRDNNDYTAIINERQYDRLQRILEDARAKGAKIIEINPAAENLNDGTRKMPLHLVLNPNDDMLVMQEEIFGPILPIVTYGNLDEAIDFINDRPRPLALYYFGYDKDAQDYVVNNTHSGGMCINDTLMHVAQDDLPFGGIGASGMGHYHGKEGFLTFSHAKGIYARQKVNSGRFVYPPYKTPFHKMVYRMFIR
- the coaD gene encoding pantetheine-phosphate adenylyltransferase, which translates into the protein MNSVVYPGTFDPVTNGHLDLMSRASRLFDNVIVAVAASTKKNPLLTLDERVQLIEESASHLPNIKVVGFSKLLAEFVQEQGANALIRGLRAVSDFEYEFQLADMNRRLAPGVESIFLTPANHLSYISSSLIREIASLGGDITEFVPPPVAAALKKKFTAADS
- a CDS encoding YfhL family 4Fe-4S dicluster ferredoxin; this encodes MALMITDECINCDVCEPECPNEAISPGDDIYIIDPNKCTECVGHYDEPQCQQVCPVDCIPLDPEHKETEAQLMDKYHRLTGS
- the ggt gene encoding gamma-glutamyltransferase, giving the protein MLARTPGISLILSILIILGGCAATPSTDTGVHAVASAHPLATQAGLKALQEGGNAFDAAIATAAVLAVVEPYSAGMGGGGFWLLQQPDHSTVLVDAREKAPLASTRTMYLDESGEVHPDKLSINGPLAAGIPGQPGAFVHINQHFAERPLRANLEDAIRLARDGFRVDEHYRERAEWRLDVMRRYPATSQTFLDDGNVPAVGALIRQPALADTLETLADEGWDGFYGGEVARNIVEDVQAGGGIWQLEDLEAYTVVEREPVVIDYEGTTIWTTPPPSSGGIALAQMFGMMRERPYTEIYPEKAADDVVARTHYLTEVMRRAYRDRAIHLGDPDFTEIPVDHLLDPAYLATRMSTVEPDQATTSQSLEGDLSGGTHTTHLSVLDAQGRKVSATLSINLPFGSAFLSEQTGVLLNNEMDDFAIKPGVPNAYGLVGGEANSVEPGKRPLSSMTPTIMDSDDHMAIIGTPGGSRIITMVYLGLLDVMNGKSAGQTVADPRFHHQYLPDAIQHEPDTFTAEQQAALEAMGHSLKNVGREYGNMQLILRDHASGETTAAADPRGIGQAVVNSAR